From the Nitrospirota bacterium genome, the window AATCGAATGCCTTATCTTTAATACTAAGAGAAAGAACATCTGATACTGCCTTTTTTGAGTCACACTTTTCTGAGACTTTTTTCAAGAGAGTATGTCCAATATCTACTGATACCACCTCTGCTCCTTCCCGTATAGCTCTCAGGGAAAACCAACCTGTCCCACATCCAACGTCCAGAAGTTTTTTCCCTGTAAGTTCACCGGGATGGAGGAGTTTTTCAAAGACTATGGAAAGGCGTTTGTTCAGGTCGTATTTGTTCATCTCGTCATCAAATTGTTCAGCAAACCTATCGTAAAAATATTTTTTCTCATCGACTGTCGTCATTTTCTGCCCTTATTATTTCCTGAATCTCCTTTACAGTATTCAGAGGTATTTCGGTAACAAAGCTTATCTCATTTTCTGTCAACTTGCCATTGAGTATCTTTACCTTCTGGTAGGATTTAAAGAGATTCTGTTCCCTGAGTGTTTGTTGCTCATAGCGAGGGGTATTCAAAGCGATTATCGGCTTGAACTGTAAGGCAATGTATAATCTGAATAAATCTCGCACTGTCGAAGGAATCCTTTTTAGAGGTTTTAGCCTCGGCAGGCGAACCTCCTTAATAGTAACCGGAAGTTCATATATCGAAAGTTTCGCTCTATCGGCACGGAGTAAAAGTTCTGTATCGAATATCTCACGCTCAGTAAGACACTGCATGGAGACCGGATATATAGAAGACTTTCTGAAACCTTTTATCCCATGAGTATCAGTCCCTTTGAATCCATACAACATCCTCAAGAGCAAGTTGAACCCCCTTGTGATTAGCCTCCGTAACAGTGGTCTACCATCAATGGCACCCTCTATCACTTTTGAGCCTACGATACAATCATATTCGTCGAGGAGAACCAGAGTCTTCTTTAGAAACTCTATGTCCCAGAAGTCAATGTTAAAGATAATTATTTTTTCATGAGTAGCCGTACTGATACCGAGCCTGATGGATTGTCCATAACTCGGATATCTCAGGTGATCTACACGAACCATGGGAAATTCTTCGGTCAACTGTTTCGCAATCTGGTGTGTGTTATCGTAACTGCCATTTTCGCATATTATAATCTCGTATTCCATATCGAACTCCGTAATGGAATCTATATTAGCCACGAGAGACTCGACAGACCTCCTTAATATTTCCTCTTCATTATATACAGGGATAACAACAGAAAATTTATGATTCTCTCTCATCAGATAGACCTTGCATCTTATATAGATTCCAATAATAACCTTCTTTATTTAATAATTCTGGATGCATTCCTTCCTCCACTATGCTTCCATC encodes:
- a CDS encoding glycosyltransferase family 2 protein; the protein is MRENHKFSVVIPVYNEEEILRRSVESLVANIDSITEFDMEYEIIICENGSYDNTHQIAKQLTEEFPMVRVDHLRYPSYGQSIRLGISTATHEKIIIFNIDFWDIEFLKKTLVLLDEYDCIVGSKVIEGAIDGRPLLRRLITRGFNLLLRMLYGFKGTDTHGIKGFRKSSIYPVSMQCLTEREIFDTELLLRADRAKLSIYELPVTIKEVRLPRLKPLKRIPSTVRDLFRLYIALQFKPIIALNTPRYEQQTLREQNLFKSYQKVKILNGKLTENEISFVTEIPLNTVKEIQEIIRAENDDSR